The Halostagnicola kamekurae sequence GACATCTTTCAGGACCGCGTCCGAAAGGAGATCGTCCACGAGATCGGCCACACCTACGGCCTCGAACACTGCGACAACAACCGCTGCGTGATGAACTTCTCCCCGACGGTGCGCGAAGTCGACATCAAAGAGGAGAACCTCTGTGGGAGCTGTCAACGGCTGATAACGTAGTTCGCACGCCAACCGCTCTCCTCGAGAGCGGACCTAACCTTTCTTTACTGCCACGACGTATTCGAACCAGTGCCTACCACTGCCCCCTTCGAGACGCTCACCGACGAGTACGACGCGTGGTTCGAATCGAACTCCGACGCCTATCGGGCTGAACTGGCCGCGCTCGAGCGTTTGCTCCCCGAGAAGATCGGTTCTATAGACGATGAAGACGACGCTACCGGCCCCACCACGCTCGAGGTCGGCGTCGGCACCGGCCGCTTTGCCGGCCCGCTCGGGATTCCGGTCGGGATCGATCCGGCGGCGAATCCGCTTTCGGAAGCGCGAGAGCGGGGCGTCGAACCGATTCGGGGCGTCGCCGAACGGCTTCCAGTGCGCGACGGCGCGCTCGAGCGGGTCCTGTTCGTTACCGTCTGGTGTTTCCTCGATGATCTCGAGCGAACGCTCGCGGAAACCCGACGCGTGCTCGCTGTTGACGGCGAACTCGTCGTCGCCTTTCTCGACCGCTCGAGTCCGCTCGGACAGGGCTATCAGGCGACCAAAGACGAGAGCCCGTTCTACGCGGACGCACAGTTCGTCACCGGCGAGGAGGTCTGCGCTGCCCTCGAGGACGCGGGATTCGTCGTTCGCGATCGGCTCCAGACGGTGTTCGACGAATCGAGTGGCGACGGACCGGATGGTGACGGACTGGACGGTGACGAACCGGGCGGCGACGAACTGGCGGCCGAACCGACGGCGACCGGTCGCGTTCGATCGGGACACGGCGACGGACTGTTCGGCGTCGTTCGCGCCACGCTCGAGTAGCTCGCTCGCTCCGGCCGGTTCACGGATCACCGTCGGGAACAACGATTTAGGCACCAATCTCGTACGGCCGCCTAAGATCACCGCCGTGATACCCGCCATCTTCTCGCGGAACGGTACGGCTGATTCGGCCCCGTGTAGCGGCGGGAACGGGGGTGAGCGTCGATGACGGACGACGAGCGGGAGATCGAAATCGACGTCGAAACCGAGGGCGATCGTTCCGTCGACGAGTCGTCGGACGACGGGACTCCGTCCGAGGGTGAATTCGAGACCGCGCCGTGGCGTCGCGATTCGAGCTTGTTCGAGGACAGCGATGGGTCACGGCCGCGCGACCTCGAGGACGAACTCGGCCGGGTCGACGTCATGTCGACGCCG is a genomic window containing:
- a CDS encoding class I SAM-dependent methyltransferase, with translation MPTTAPFETLTDEYDAWFESNSDAYRAELAALERLLPEKIGSIDDEDDATGPTTLEVGVGTGRFAGPLGIPVGIDPAANPLSEARERGVEPIRGVAERLPVRDGALERVLFVTVWCFLDDLERTLAETRRVLAVDGELVVAFLDRSSPLGQGYQATKDESPFYADAQFVTGEEVCAALEDAGFVVRDRLQTVFDESSGDGPDGDGLDGDEPGGDELAAEPTATGRVRSGHGDGLFGVVRATLE